A genomic segment from uncultured Alistipes sp. encodes:
- a CDS encoding pitrilysin family protein, which translates to MIPYTRKILSNGLVVAVNRDRASKLAAVNLLYRVGARNEDPARTGFAHLFEHLMFRGTRAVPNFDLPVQMASGDNNAFTNNDYTDFYITLPKDNLETALWLESDRMEGLDITPEKLETEKRVVIEEFRQRYLNQPYGDQTMLLRALAYRTHPYRWATIGLTPDHIARATLSDVEAFYRRYYHPSNAILSISADLDEERMLGLAEKWFGGLSDTPAPAGPIPQEPPQTEARRQEVERDVPATTVSVAYHMCARTEPDFYTADLVSDLLAGGDSGRLYTRLVKERNLLSSVNAYVSGDADPGLFVFTGQLLPDTTPEAVEAAFREEIEALQRDAATEYEIEKVKNKFEANTLFGELNVMNKAMNLGFYEMLGDPGLINREVDRYRAVTPDAIRSFCRRILAPEKSSTLIYRAKK; encoded by the coding sequence ATGATTCCCTATACGCGAAAAATACTGTCCAACGGACTCGTCGTCGCGGTCAACCGCGACCGGGCGTCGAAACTCGCCGCCGTGAACCTCCTCTACCGGGTCGGGGCCCGCAACGAAGACCCCGCCCGCACGGGATTCGCCCATCTGTTCGAACACCTCATGTTCCGGGGCACACGCGCCGTCCCGAATTTCGACCTTCCGGTGCAGATGGCCTCGGGCGACAACAACGCCTTCACGAACAACGACTACACGGACTTCTACATCACCCTTCCGAAAGACAATCTCGAAACGGCGCTGTGGCTCGAGAGCGACCGCATGGAGGGGCTCGACATCACGCCCGAAAAACTCGAAACCGAGAAACGCGTGGTGATCGAGGAGTTCCGCCAGCGCTACCTGAACCAGCCCTACGGCGACCAGACGATGCTGCTCCGGGCGCTGGCCTACCGCACCCACCCCTACCGCTGGGCCACCATCGGGCTGACCCCAGACCATATCGCCCGGGCAACGCTCTCCGACGTCGAGGCCTTCTACCGACGCTATTACCACCCGTCGAACGCCATTCTCTCGATCTCGGCCGACCTCGACGAGGAGCGGATGCTCGGCCTGGCCGAAAAGTGGTTCGGGGGACTTTCCGACACCCCGGCACCCGCGGGCCCGATTCCGCAGGAGCCTCCGCAGACGGAGGCCCGGCGTCAGGAGGTCGAACGCGACGTCCCGGCCACGACCGTTTCGGTGGCCTACCACATGTGCGCCCGCACCGAACCCGACTTCTACACGGCCGACCTGGTTTCGGACCTGTTGGCCGGCGGCGATTCGGGGCGCCTCTACACCCGTCTGGTCAAGGAACGCAACCTGCTGTCGAGCGTCAACGCCTACGTCTCGGGCGATGCCGACCCGGGGCTCTTCGTCTTCACGGGGCAGTTGCTCCCCGACACGACCCCCGAAGCCGTGGAAGCGGCCTTCCGCGAGGAGATCGAGGCCCTGCAGCGCGATGCCGCAACGGAGTACGAGATCGAAAAGGTCAAGAACAAATTCGAGGCCAACACGCTCTTCGGTGAACTGAACGTCATGAACAAGGCCATGAACCTCGGCTTCTACGAGATGCTCGGCGACCCGGGGCTCATCAACCGCGAAGTCGACCGTTACCGGGCCGTTACCCCCGACGCGATCCGCTCGTTCTGCCGCCGCATCCTCGCCCCCGAAAAGAGTTCAACCCTCATCTACCGCGCAAAAAAATGA
- a CDS encoding pitrilysin family protein, whose translation MTPPRINPSEIDVQLAEKSVLANGIALYTLPSADFEVLRISFVFRAGSAVQTAPFSASAAANLLAEGSDRRSARQIAEQLDYYGSWYDVNIDRDYAYISFATLSKFFDRTLDVAAEILLRPAFPEEELRTYAAKRRQRLAIDRTKVDVQAREAFAQALFGPRHPYGISSDERLYDSLTRTDVADFYRRFYTAENCFVVCSGRIGEHERQAIGALAEQLPHGPSGGGAAAFPAPETVHEAFVEHPGAVQSALRLGRLLFPRQHPDFVGMQVVATALGGYFGSRLMQNLRERNGYTYGVVAAMVNFERAGYFAVATQVGSDVTQAALQEIYREIERLRTEPMPAEELELVKNMMTGEMMRILDGPFGIADVTIENILCGFDNRIIGENIRRIRSMTPADVQRLARKYLAREDLVTVSAGLRNRF comes from the coding sequence ATGACTCCTCCCCGCATCAACCCTTCGGAAATCGACGTCCAACTGGCCGAAAAAAGCGTGCTGGCAAACGGCATCGCACTCTACACGCTCCCGTCTGCGGATTTCGAGGTGCTGCGCATCTCGTTCGTCTTCCGTGCCGGGTCGGCCGTGCAGACGGCGCCCTTCTCGGCCTCGGCGGCCGCAAACCTCCTGGCCGAAGGCTCCGACCGCCGGAGCGCCCGGCAGATCGCCGAACAGCTCGACTACTACGGCTCGTGGTACGACGTAAACATCGACCGCGACTACGCCTATATCAGTTTCGCCACGCTTTCGAAGTTCTTCGACCGGACGCTCGACGTCGCCGCGGAGATCCTGCTCCGTCCGGCCTTCCCCGAAGAGGAGCTGCGCACCTACGCCGCCAAGCGTCGCCAGCGGCTCGCCATCGACCGCACGAAGGTCGATGTCCAGGCCCGCGAAGCCTTTGCCCAGGCGCTCTTCGGTCCCCGGCACCCCTACGGCATCTCGTCGGACGAACGGCTCTACGACTCGCTGACACGCACCGATGTCGCGGACTTCTACCGGCGTTTCTACACCGCCGAAAACTGCTTCGTGGTGTGCAGCGGCCGGATCGGCGAACACGAACGCCAAGCCATCGGGGCGCTTGCGGAGCAGCTTCCCCACGGTCCGTCCGGTGGCGGCGCCGCCGCATTCCCGGCCCCCGAGACCGTCCACGAGGCATTCGTCGAGCACCCCGGGGCCGTGCAGTCGGCATTGCGGCTGGGGCGTCTGCTCTTCCCGCGCCAGCATCCCGATTTCGTAGGGATGCAGGTCGTGGCCACGGCCCTCGGCGGCTACTTCGGGTCGCGGCTGATGCAGAACCTTCGCGAACGCAACGGATACACCTACGGCGTGGTGGCCGCAATGGTCAATTTCGAACGTGCGGGCTACTTCGCCGTGGCCACACAGGTCGGCTCCGACGTCACGCAGGCCGCCCTGCAAGAGATTTACCGCGAAATCGAACGCCTGCGCACGGAGCCGATGCCGGCCGAAGAGTTGGAATTGGTAAAGAACATGATGACGGGCGAGATGATGCGGATTCTCGACGGGCCGTTCGGGATTGCCGACGTCACGATCGAGAACATCCTCTGCGGCTTCGACAACCGCATCATCGGCGAGAACATCCGCCGAATCCGGAGCATGACGCCCGCCGATGTGCAGCGTCTGGCCCGGAAGTATCTGGCGCGCGAAGATCTCGTAACGGTCTCCGCCGGTTTAAGAAACCGGTTTTAA
- the recQ gene encoding DNA helicase RecQ, which translates to MKQFDSSLLHDKLKEYFGFSSFKGNQEAVIRNVLEGRDTFVLMPTGGGKSLCYQLPALLMDGVAIVISPLIALMKNQVDAMRTFSAESGIAHFLNSSLNKTAVAQVRQDVLDGKTKLLYFAPESLTKEDNVAFLRKIKISFYAIDEAHCISEWGHDFRPEYRRIRPIINEIGQAPLIALTATATPKVQMDIQKNLGMSDASVFKSSFNRPNLYYEIRAKHNVDHDIIRFIKQNEGKSGIVYCLSRKKVEELTELLIANGIRARAYHAGMDAATRAANQDDFLMERVEVIVATIAFGMGIDKPDVRYVIHYDIPKSLEGYYQETGRAGRDGGEGYCLAFYSYKDIQKLEKFMQGKPVAEQEIGKLLLLETVSYAESSMCRRKTLLHYFGEEYTEDNCGNCDNCRNPKPKVDARAALKMALEALRDIGDKFKVDYLINVLVGKNTALIKSYGHNTSKWFGAGAEHDARFWGAVLRQALILGLIDKNIENYGLISINKKGENYIAMPYPVTVTLDHDYDEEEKEAEAVAPMGKGGAADEELFAMLKDLRKKVAKQHGLPPFVIFQDPSLEDMAMQYPITLEEMQNITGVGVGKARKFGEEFIKLIKAYVEEKEIIRPQDMVVKGVASKSGNKIFIIQSIDRKMDFEDIARAKDLDFDELLTEIEAIVNAGTKLDISYYLKEFMDEDKIEDIYLYFKEDAESDSLDAAIEELGADYTEEEIRLVRIKFICEQGN; encoded by the coding sequence ATGAAACAGTTCGATTCTTCTCTCTTGCATGACAAACTGAAAGAGTATTTCGGTTTCTCGTCATTCAAGGGGAATCAGGAGGCGGTGATCCGCAATGTGCTGGAGGGCAGGGATACCTTCGTGCTGATGCCTACGGGCGGGGGCAAATCGTTGTGCTACCAGCTGCCGGCTCTCCTGATGGACGGAGTGGCGATCGTCATTTCGCCGCTCATCGCCCTGATGAAGAATCAGGTCGACGCCATGCGCACCTTCTCGGCCGAGTCGGGCATCGCGCACTTCCTGAATTCGTCGCTCAACAAGACCGCCGTGGCGCAGGTCCGCCAGGATGTGCTCGACGGCAAGACCAAACTGCTCTATTTCGCCCCCGAATCGCTTACCAAGGAGGACAACGTCGCCTTCCTGCGCAAGATCAAGATCTCGTTCTATGCCATCGACGAGGCCCACTGCATCTCGGAATGGGGCCACGACTTCCGGCCCGAGTACCGCCGCATCCGCCCGATCATCAACGAAATCGGGCAGGCCCCGCTGATCGCCCTCACGGCCACGGCAACCCCCAAGGTGCAGATGGATATCCAGAAGAACCTCGGCATGTCCGACGCTTCGGTCTTCAAGTCGTCGTTCAACCGCCCGAACCTCTACTACGAGATCCGTGCCAAGCACAACGTCGACCACGACATCATCCGTTTCATCAAGCAGAACGAGGGTAAGAGCGGCATCGTCTATTGCCTGAGCCGCAAGAAGGTCGAGGAGCTGACCGAACTCCTGATTGCCAACGGTATCCGTGCCCGGGCCTACCATGCCGGTATGGACGCCGCGACACGCGCCGCCAACCAGGACGATTTCCTCATGGAGCGCGTCGAGGTGATCGTCGCCACGATCGCTTTCGGAATGGGCATCGACAAGCCCGACGTGCGCTACGTGATCCACTACGACATCCCGAAGTCGCTCGAAGGATATTACCAGGAGACCGGGCGCGCCGGACGCGACGGCGGAGAGGGCTATTGCCTGGCCTTTTATAGTTATAAGGATATTCAGAAACTCGAAAAGTTCATGCAGGGGAAACCCGTTGCCGAACAGGAGATCGGGAAGCTGCTCCTGCTCGAAACCGTCTCCTATGCCGAGAGCTCGATGTGCCGCCGCAAAACCCTGCTGCACTATTTCGGCGAGGAGTACACCGAGGACAACTGCGGAAACTGCGACAACTGCCGCAACCCCAAACCCAAGGTCGATGCGCGTGCAGCCTTGAAAATGGCCCTGGAGGCCCTGCGCGACATCGGCGACAAGTTCAAGGTCGACTACCTGATCAACGTGCTCGTGGGCAAGAATACAGCCCTCATCAAGAGCTACGGACACAATACCTCGAAATGGTTCGGAGCCGGGGCCGAGCACGATGCCCGCTTCTGGGGCGCCGTGTTGCGGCAGGCGCTGATCCTCGGGCTGATCGACAAGAACATCGAAAACTACGGACTCATCTCCATCAACAAGAAGGGCGAAAACTACATCGCCATGCCTTACCCCGTGACGGTGACCCTCGACCACGACTACGACGAGGAGGAGAAGGAGGCCGAAGCCGTGGCGCCGATGGGCAAGGGCGGGGCGGCCGACGAGGAGCTCTTCGCCATGCTCAAGGACCTGCGCAAGAAGGTAGCCAAACAGCACGGACTGCCTCCGTTCGTGATCTTCCAGGACCCCTCGCTCGAAGATATGGCCATGCAGTACCCGATCACGCTCGAAGAGATGCAAAACATCACGGGCGTGGGTGTGGGCAAGGCCCGCAAATTCGGCGAGGAGTTTATCAAGCTCATCAAGGCCTATGTCGAGGAGAAGGAGATCATCCGTCCGCAGGACATGGTCGTCAAGGGCGTGGCCAGCAAGTCGGGCAACAAGATCTTCATCATCCAGTCCATCGACCGGAAGATGGATTTCGAGGACATCGCACGCGCCAAGGACCTCGACTTCGACGAACTTCTGACCGAGATCGAGGCCATCGTCAATGCCGGCACGAAACTCGACATCTCCTATTATCTGAAGGAGTTCATGGACGAGGACAAGATCGAGGACATCTACCTCTATTTCAAGGAGGATGCCGAGAGCGATTCGCTGGATGCCGCCATCGAGGAGTTGGGCGCTGACTACACAGAGGAAGAGATCCGCCTCGTGCGCATCAAGTTCATCTGCGAACAGGGCAACTGA
- the rsmA gene encoding 16S rRNA (adenine(1518)-N(6)/adenine(1519)-N(6))-dimethyltransferase RsmA → MTEVRAKKALGQHFLTDLNIARKIAEALSGGSAEAPADTLEVGCGMGVLTQFLLRRDDLVTWGAEIDTESVEYLHAHYPDFTPRLIEGDFLKLDLRERFPGGLRIIGNFPYNISSQIFFKVLENRDLVPECVGMIQKEVAVRIAEPPGSKEYGILSVLLQAWYDIEYLFTVNETVFSPPPKVKSAVIRLRRNGVERLDCDEALFVKVVKASFGQRRKMLRNSLKAVFGDFGGEEHPFFTRRAETLSVAEFVELTRWVAERPPKSLVL, encoded by the coding sequence ATGACGGAGGTCCGGGCTAAAAAGGCCTTGGGTCAGCACTTTCTGACCGACCTGAACATCGCACGCAAGATTGCCGAAGCCCTCTCGGGCGGTTCGGCCGAAGCACCTGCTGATACGCTGGAAGTGGGGTGCGGGATGGGTGTGCTGACGCAGTTCCTGCTGCGGCGCGACGACCTTGTGACCTGGGGCGCCGAGATCGATACCGAGAGTGTCGAATATCTTCATGCGCACTACCCGGATTTCACACCCCGGCTGATCGAGGGTGATTTCCTGAAACTCGACCTGCGGGAGCGCTTCCCCGGGGGGCTGCGCATCATCGGCAACTTTCCCTACAACATTTCGTCGCAGATCTTCTTCAAGGTGCTGGAAAACCGCGACCTCGTTCCCGAATGCGTGGGGATGATCCAGAAGGAGGTGGCCGTGCGGATCGCCGAGCCGCCCGGATCGAAGGAGTACGGCATCCTGTCGGTGCTGTTGCAGGCGTGGTACGACATCGAATACCTCTTCACGGTAAACGAGACGGTCTTCAGTCCGCCTCCGAAGGTCAAGAGCGCCGTGATCCGCCTGCGTAGGAACGGCGTAGAGCGGCTCGACTGCGACGAGGCCCTGTTTGTCAAGGTCGTAAAGGCCTCGTTCGGACAGCGGCGCAAGATGTTGCGCAATTCACTGAAAGCGGTTTTCGGGGATTTCGGCGGTGAGGAGCACCCCTTCTTTACGCGGCGGGCCGAGACGCTTTCGGTTGCGGAGTTCGTCGAGCTGACCCGCTGGGTAGCGGAGCGCCCGCCTAAGAGTCTGGTTCTATAG
- a CDS encoding phosphatase PAP2 family protein — MERRYKGGGKVHYVEAGYQWQTNEKFIDRVTSSQAFRMTYVGVPLVAGGLLIKSEDDHFRSLRNDYLPRFNRHADDYLQYLPVAAMLGMKLGGMEGRSSWERMLVSDAFSALLMSSVVYSLKQTTHVRRPDGSNDHSFPSGHTATAFMTATMLTREYGHKSPWVGIGAYAVATTTGLMRMANNRHWLSDVLTGAGIGILSTELGYYLADRLFKEKGINRFPEDVWPFERWEKPSFLSLYVGMNVPLSGYDLDEGHEFSTSSGSTAGMEGAWFFNPYMGVGGRFTASNTSIIVDDKEAEANTFDALSLCAGGYFSYPLSSRFLIGGKLLGGYVHYPQLQLSDETIPRRDGICFGSGVSLTFRATRHYGMKLFLDYNLMPSHSWRSGEWMNTMTAGSAFMILF, encoded by the coding sequence ATGGAGCGGAGATACAAGGGGGGGGGAAAGGTACACTACGTTGAGGCTGGTTACCAATGGCAGACGAATGAAAAGTTCATCGACCGGGTGACATCCTCGCAGGCTTTCCGTATGACTTATGTCGGTGTGCCTTTGGTCGCGGGCGGTCTCCTTATCAAGAGTGAGGACGACCATTTCCGCAGCCTCCGCAACGACTATCTGCCAAGATTCAACCGCCATGCCGATGATTATCTGCAATACCTTCCGGTTGCTGCCATGCTGGGGATGAAATTGGGTGGCATGGAGGGACGAAGCTCCTGGGAGCGGATGCTGGTATCGGATGCTTTTTCGGCTCTGCTGATGAGCAGTGTGGTCTATTCTCTGAAACAGACCACCCATGTGAGGCGTCCCGATGGTTCCAATGACCACTCCTTTCCTTCAGGACATACTGCCACCGCCTTTATGACTGCCACCATGCTGACCAGGGAATACGGACACAAGAGCCCGTGGGTAGGCATAGGAGCTTATGCTGTCGCAACCACTACAGGATTGATGCGTATGGCAAACAACAGACATTGGTTGAGCGATGTGCTGACAGGGGCGGGTATCGGTATCCTTTCTACCGAATTGGGTTATTATCTGGCAGACCGCCTCTTCAAAGAGAAAGGCATCAACCGTTTTCCGGAAGACGTGTGGCCATTTGAACGATGGGAGAAACCATCTTTTCTCAGCCTCTATGTCGGGATGAATGTGCCGTTAAGCGGATATGACCTTGACGAAGGGCACGAGTTCAGCACCTCGTCGGGCAGTACGGCAGGTATGGAAGGCGCGTGGTTCTTCAATCCATACATGGGGGTGGGCGGGCGTTTCACCGCTTCCAACACCTCCATTATCGTGGACGACAAAGAGGCTGAGGCAAACACTTTCGATGCCTTGTCGCTCTGTGCGGGCGGCTATTTCTCCTATCCCTTGTCCTCCCGTTTCCTGATAGGCGGCAAACTCTTGGGCGGCTATGTCCACTATCCGCAGTTGCAGCTATCTGATGAGACCATTCCCCGACGGGATGGAATCTGTTTCGGTAGCGGTGTTTCATTGACCTTCCGTGCCACGAGACATTATGGAATGAAACTATTTTTGGATTACAATCTGATGCCGTCACATAGCTGGAGGAGTGGAGAATGGATGAACACGATGACGGCAGGATCGGCATTTATGATTTTATTTTAG
- the nifJ gene encoding pyruvate:ferredoxin (flavodoxin) oxidoreductase, translating to MAEKKFITCDGNYAAAHVAYMFSEVAAIYPITPSSTMAELVDEWAAQGRKNIFGETVKVVEMQSEAGAAGAVHGSLQSGALTSTFTASQGLLLMIPNMYKISGELLPGVFHVSARALAAQCLSIFGDHQDVMAARQTGFAMLATSSVQEVMDLAGVAHLVSLKSRVPFLHFFDGFRTSHEIQKIELIDEASLTALLDRDALKAFRARALNPEHPVTRGTAQNPDIYFQTREAANKFYEAVPDMVADTMKEISKITGRAYKPFVYYGAEDAENIIIAMGSVTETIKETVDYLRAKGEKVGVITVHLYRPFSVKYLMEVLPASVKRVCVLDRTKEPGANGDPLYLDVVEAFTTNRHSLPCGEMPLIIGGRYGLSSKDTTPAQMLAVFENLKMAEPKNQFTVGIVDDVTFRSLPVGEEISLAKPGTFEALFFGLGADGTVGANKNSIKIIGGTTDKYCQAYFSYDSKKSGGYTSSHLRFGDKPITSPYLVTTPDFVACHVPSYVDKYDVLKGLKPGGSFLLNSVHDAETTCATLPDHMKAYMAKNRINFYIINATKIAAELGLGSRTNTIMQSAFFKIANVIPFEKAVEEMKHAILKSYGKKGEDIVNMNYAAVDAGGKEVIKIDVPVEWAQIEDKGFETPSHASYPEFVRNIVEPINGLKGDDLPVSAFNGREDGTWENGTAAYEKRGIAVNVPEWKIANCIQCNQCAYVCPHAVIRPFLATEAEAAASGVEWKQGLGETKEYRFRIQVSPLDCTGCGNCVDICPAKEKALVMRPLEEQLPQQKNWDYITKNIGYKQVVDKTKSVKNLQFAQPLFEFSGACAGCGETPYIKALSQLFGDKMMVANATGCTSIYSGSAPSTPYCTNAEGKGPAWANSLFEDNAEFGLGMHLGIEKLRDRIQMTMEEAIANCTKCSDELKGVMKEWIENRGSSSKSAEVTARLIPLMEACGCDYCKKILEHKDWLIKKSQWIIGGDGWGYDIGYGGVDHVLATGQDVNILVVDTEVYSNTGGQSSKSTPVGAVAKFASSGKRIRKKDLGAMAMTYGYVYVAQVSIGGSQQQLFNVLKEAEAYPGPSLVIAYAPCINHGIKGGMTRTQTVGKEAVACGYWHLWHYNPQLEEQGKNPFVLDSKEPDWTKFRDFLMKEVRYTSLQKSFPAEAEELFKAAEENAKWRYNGYVRLAKMEY from the coding sequence ATGGCAGAAAAGAAATTTATCACCTGTGATGGTAACTACGCTGCGGCCCATGTGGCTTACATGTTCTCGGAGGTTGCGGCCATCTATCCCATCACGCCGTCGTCGACGATGGCCGAACTCGTGGACGAGTGGGCTGCGCAGGGACGGAAAAACATCTTCGGCGAGACCGTGAAGGTCGTGGAGATGCAGTCGGAGGCCGGAGCCGCCGGTGCCGTTCACGGATCGCTGCAGAGCGGCGCCCTGACCTCGACGTTCACCGCTTCGCAGGGCCTGCTGCTGATGATCCCCAACATGTACAAGATCTCCGGCGAGCTGCTCCCGGGCGTCTTCCATGTCTCGGCCCGCGCCCTGGCCGCACAGTGCCTCTCGATCTTCGGTGACCATCAGGACGTGATGGCTGCCCGCCAGACCGGTTTCGCCATGCTGGCCACCTCGTCCGTGCAGGAGGTCATGGACCTCGCAGGTGTCGCTCACCTCGTTTCGCTGAAGTCCCGCGTGCCGTTCCTGCACTTCTTCGACGGATTCCGCACCTCGCACGAGATCCAGAAGATCGAACTCATCGACGAGGCTTCGCTGACGGCCCTGCTCGACCGCGATGCCCTGAAGGCGTTCCGCGCGCGTGCCCTGAACCCCGAGCACCCCGTTACGCGCGGTACGGCCCAGAACCCCGACATCTATTTCCAGACGCGCGAGGCTGCCAACAAGTTCTATGAGGCTGTGCCCGACATGGTGGCCGACACCATGAAGGAGATCTCGAAGATCACCGGCCGTGCGTACAAGCCGTTCGTCTACTACGGCGCCGAGGATGCCGAGAACATCATCATCGCCATGGGCTCCGTGACCGAAACCATCAAGGAGACGGTCGACTACCTGCGCGCCAAGGGCGAGAAGGTCGGTGTGATCACCGTACACCTCTACCGCCCGTTCTCCGTGAAGTACCTGATGGAGGTGCTGCCCGCGAGCGTGAAACGCGTCTGCGTGCTCGATCGCACGAAGGAGCCCGGCGCCAACGGCGACCCGCTCTATCTGGATGTCGTCGAGGCCTTCACCACGAACCGCCACTCGCTGCCGTGCGGCGAGATGCCGCTGATCATCGGCGGCCGCTACGGCCTCTCGTCGAAGGACACTACCCCGGCCCAGATGCTTGCCGTCTTCGAGAACCTGAAAATGGCCGAGCCCAAGAACCAGTTCACCGTCGGCATCGTCGACGACGTGACGTTCCGCTCGCTGCCCGTCGGCGAGGAGATCTCGCTGGCCAAACCCGGTACGTTCGAGGCCCTCTTCTTCGGCCTGGGCGCCGACGGTACGGTGGGTGCCAACAAGAACTCGATCAAAATCATCGGCGGTACGACCGACAAGTACTGCCAGGCCTACTTCTCCTACGACTCGAAGAAGTCGGGCGGCTACACGTCGTCGCACCTGCGCTTCGGCGACAAACCCATCACGTCGCCCTACCTCGTTACGACGCCCGACTTCGTGGCCTGCCACGTTCCGTCGTATGTCGACAAGTACGACGTGCTGAAGGGCCTGAAACCCGGCGGTTCGTTCCTGCTGAACTCGGTACACGACGCCGAGACGACCTGCGCCACGCTGCCCGACCACATGAAGGCTTACATGGCCAAGAACAGGATCAACTTCTACATCATCAACGCCACGAAGATCGCCGCCGAACTCGGCCTCGGATCGCGCACGAACACCATCATGCAGTCGGCCTTCTTCAAGATCGCCAACGTGATTCCGTTCGAGAAGGCCGTTGAGGAGATGAAGCACGCCATCCTGAAATCCTACGGAAAGAAGGGTGAGGATATTGTCAACATGAACTACGCAGCCGTTGATGCCGGCGGCAAGGAGGTCATCAAGATCGACGTACCGGTCGAGTGGGCCCAGATCGAGGACAAGGGCTTCGAAACCCCGTCGCACGCTTCGTATCCGGAGTTCGTGCGCAACATCGTTGAGCCGATCAACGGCCTGAAGGGCGATGACCTGCCGGTTTCGGCCTTCAACGGCCGCGAGGACGGTACGTGGGAGAACGGTACGGCCGCCTATGAGAAGCGCGGTATCGCCGTGAACGTGCCGGAGTGGAAGATCGCCAACTGTATCCAGTGCAACCAGTGCGCCTATGTCTGCCCGCACGCTGTGATCCGTCCGTTCCTGGCGACGGAGGCCGAGGCTGCGGCTTCGGGTGTCGAGTGGAAGCAGGGTCTGGGCGAAACCAAGGAGTACAGGTTCCGCATCCAGGTGTCGCCGCTCGACTGTACGGGTTGCGGCAACTGCGTGGATATCTGCCCGGCCAAGGAGAAGGCTCTCGTCATGCGCCCGCTGGAGGAGCAGCTCCCGCAGCAGAAGAACTGGGACTACATCACCAAAAATATCGGCTACAAGCAGGTGGTCGACAAGACCAAGTCGGTGAAGAACCTGCAGTTTGCACAGCCGCTCTTCGAGTTCTCGGGAGCCTGCGCCGGTTGCGGCGAGACGCCCTACATCAAGGCTCTTTCGCAGCTCTTCGGTGACAAGATGATGGTTGCCAACGCTACGGGCTGTACGTCGATCTACTCGGGCTCGGCTCCGTCGACCCCCTACTGCACCAACGCCGAGGGCAAGGGCCCGGCCTGGGCAAACTCGCTCTTCGAGGATAACGCCGAGTTCGGTCTGGGTATGCACCTCGGAATCGAGAAGCTCCGCGACCGCATTCAGATGACCATGGAGGAGGCTATCGCCAACTGCACGAAGTGCTCGGACGAACTGAAGGGCGTGATGAAGGAGTGGATCGAGAACCGCGGTTCGTCGTCGAAGTCGGCCGAGGTGACGGCACGCCTGATCCCGCTGATGGAGGCTTGCGGTTGCGACTACTGCAAGAAGATCCTGGAGCACAAGGATTGGCTCATCAAGAAATCGCAGTGGATCATCGGTGGCGACGGCTGGGGCTACGACATCGGTTACGGCGGTGTGGACCACGTGCTGGCTACGGGTCAGGACGTGAACATCCTCGTCGTCGACACGGAGGTTTACTCGAATACGGGCGGACAGTCGTCGAAGTCGACACCGGTGGGCGCCGTTGCGAAGTTCGCATCGAGCGGCAAGCGCATCCGCAAGAAGGACCTCGGCGCCATGGCCATGACCTACGGTTATGTCTATGTGGCTCAGGTTTCGATCGGCGGTTCGCAGCAGCAGCTGTTCAACGTGCTGAAGGAGGCCGAGGCTTATCCGGGCCCGTCGCTGGTGATCGCCTACGCACCGTGTATCAACCACGGTATCAAGGGCGGCATGACGCGCACGCAAACCGTGGGTAAGGAGGCCGTAGCGTGCGGATACTGGCATCTGTGGCACTACAACCCGCAGTTGGAGGAGCAGGGCAAGAACCCGTTCGTGCTGGATTCGAAGGAGCCCGACTGGACGAAGTTCCGCGACTTCCTGATGAAGGAGGTTCGTTACACGTCGCTGCAGAAGTCCTTCCCGGCCGAAGCCGAGGAGCTCTTCAAGGCTGCCGAGGAGAATGCCAAGTGGCGTTACAACGGTTATGTCCGCCTTGCGAAGATGGAGTACTGA